The Calothrix sp. PCC 7507 DNA segment CCTTCCCATACTCAGAATTTAAGGGTTTGAGGATGTCTCCCAACCTTGTCCTTTGTGCCATAGTTCACCTAAGATTAGTTGCCAAAGCTTTTTTTAATCTTCTGTAATATTCTATAAGAATAGCACTCATAATTTATCGCTTACTTATGGAACCCGCAATAGTTCTTAGCATTTCTGTCTGTGCCGTGGTCATTGCCATTACTGGTTGGTCAATTTATATATCTTTTGGCCCGCCTAGCAAGCAGTTGGCAGATCCCTTTGACGATCACGAAGATTAGAGGAGTCAGGGGTCAGGAGTCAAGAGTCAAGAGTCAAAGTGTTATTAGGTTGTCTCCCTGCTCCCATTCGGCTACGCTCACGGCAAGCCTGCTTCCTGCTCCCTGCTCCCTGCCTATTCTTCTGGTATTATTTTAAAAGTTGTGATTTTCCCGGGCTGAATCGTTAAGATTTGTTGCTTAGATGAGAATTCAGTAGCGATATGGGAACGCTCCAACAAATCTACGGATTCTCCTAGGCTTAACCCTAAATCACTCCTTAAAGATAACTCTGCTGTTTCTCCATGACATTCATAACACCGCATAATTAACTGCTTTGGTTCATCCTCTGCTGGTTTCAGTGCCATTAAGATGAGGTTTTCCGCAGATAAATTGAGGAAACTCATCCTGTCAGAGGCGCTAATTGCCGAGTTGTGAGTGTGGGGTGGATTGAATACCACTTGTAGCGGGATGTTCAACTCATACCCACGCCTGACTGTATGGGCTGATTCCCAGCTACCAGCGTGAGGATACAAAGCATAAGTAAATTCATGAATACCTGTATCAGCTTCTGGATCAGGCCAGTTGGGACTGCGTAGCAATGTCAAGCGTAGTTGATTTGGTTGGCTATCGTAACCATATTTACAATCATTCAGCAAACTAACTCCGTAAATACCCTGGTCGGTTTCCCCAGTCAAATCAGCCCAACGTAATGCTGGGACTTCCCATTTTGCTTGTTCTGCTGGGGTTTGGGGTTTAGTTGTCCGACGAATAGCACCACAGGGAATTTCATAGGTAGCAAAGTCTGCTTCGACATTGAGAGGAAAAGCTACTTTCACTAATATTTGATTTTCTTGCCAATTAACGGTTGTTTGAATTTTCAGGACAGCAGACTTTGTTTCGAGGATGTAATCGTGGGAAAATGTAGATTGACCAATGGTTCGCACTACACGGACGCAATTTCGCAACACTCCCCGTTCTAAATAAGAAATGGCTGATAATTCAGCGGGTGGTAAAGGATGCTGGGCATAATTTGGATCGATATTCCACGCATCCCAATATTGTCCGCTATCTTGGAAACCTTGTAGTTGATTACCAGCACCGTTGAGAACTTGGCGTTGGTTGATTTTATCAAAGACGCCGGATAAATCGCCTGTTGCTGGGTCAACTGTAACTTGCAGATACTCGTTTTCTAAAATAAAGTCTTTGACGAGAGGTTCACTGGATTCTAATGAAGACTTGCAGGGACACAGCCAAAAGACACGATAACCACAACTAGGAATGTCATTTGCCAAGAAAGAAATTGACATCTGATGTCTTTGAGAAAGCATCTCATTTCCCTGGAAGTCGTAAATTTGCCACTCCAAATTGTGTTCGAGTTCTGGGATGATAATTTCTACTACCTGCGATCGCATCCAGTTGAGAGAATTAAAGATGAATATCGCTTTGGCTTCAGGATGGGGCGGTGGGGGTAAAATAGCTTGCGATGCGATCGCTAAAATTGATTCCTCTAATATCTTCGTCCCTACTTGCTCTACTTGCTGCCATTCAGGTAGGGCATCTTGGTAAACTTGAGTAATTGAAGAACCAGGTAAAATATCGTGAAACTGCTGAAATAATACCTGCTTCCAAGCCTTTTCGATTGCTGCTTGGGGATATGTCACCCCACAACTGATGCTTGCCAAAGTAGCAAACAACTCAGCTTGATACAATAAATTTTCACAACGACGATTCCAACGTTTTTGATCTGCATGGGTAGTATAGCAACCACGATGAAATTCTAAATAGAGTTCGTCTTCCCAGATGGGGAGGTGGGGGGAGTTTTGTTTGATTTGCTGTAAATACTTCTCGGCGGTGGTAAATTCTAAGTTAGGGAAGAAAGGTGAATTTTGCCAGCGTTGGGCAGTTTCCAACATATCACGAGTCGGTCCGCCGCCGTGGTCGCCGACACCGGGAAGCCAAAGGGCATCTGGTAAACTCGTTTTGGTATACCATTCACAGGCGTAGTTTGCCATTTTGACTGGATCGATACCTTCACCGATGAGTGCAGACATATAACTAAATACTTGGCTACCATCAGGCGATCGCCACCAAAAAGCATCATAATCAAATTTAGTGGTATCGTTCCAACGCAATTTCTGGGTGACAAAATACTCAATGCCCGCGTTAACGAAAAACTGCGGTAGAGTTGCACAAAAACCAAAGGAATCTGGAACCCAGACAATAGGGGAAATCTTGCCGAACTTTTCTTGGATATACCGCTGACCATATAATAGCTGACGGGCGATCGCTTCACCAGCAATCAAGTTTAGTTCTGGTTCCACCCACAAACCACCTATAACTTCCCAACGTCCAGCCGCTACCGCTTGTTGAATGGCTGCAAATAAATCGGGGCGATGTGCTTCTATCCAAGCATACAGCGCTGGTGTGGAATGACAAAAAATTAACTCAGGAAAATCTTGTTGTAGTTTGAGTACCGATTCAAAGGTAGATTGTGCGG contains these protein-coding regions:
- the psbN gene encoding photosystem II reaction center protein PsbN is translated as MEPAIVLSISVCAVVIAITGWSIYISFGPPSKQLADPFDDHED
- a CDS encoding alpha-mannosidase, with the protein product MTLPLSPSHTKFISEAIAQLRSCCQVNLQSSWLYQECDWNIREVATSDLCQWTPAELNAKGHIAWTKGKNTLWLVQKLTIPQTLQGYPLSGLSLRLSLLWWADAAEVYLNGELVLAGDLFDCSPRVLISREVTPGEEFIVALRLVSPGHDHGALVRSLLVYESIDYNHPDPGFVADELAVLQLYLEKFAPEKLAVLAGELRKMTTPIDAEWENVLFSLRQHLQELNLYPSGAKSKIYLLGHAHLDLAWLWPVNETWNAAQSTFESVLKLQQDFPELIFCHSTPALYAWIEAHRPDLFAAIQQAVAAGRWEVIGGLWVEPELNLIAGEAIARQLLYGQRYIQEKFGKISPIVWVPDSFGFCATLPQFFVNAGIEYFVTQKLRWNDTTKFDYDAFWWRSPDGSQVFSYMSALIGEGIDPVKMANYACEWYTKTSLPDALWLPGVGDHGGGPTRDMLETAQRWQNSPFFPNLEFTTAEKYLQQIKQNSPHLPIWEDELYLEFHRGCYTTHADQKRWNRRCENLLYQAELFATLASISCGVTYPQAAIEKAWKQVLFQQFHDILPGSSITQVYQDALPEWQQVEQVGTKILEESILAIASQAILPPPPHPEAKAIFIFNSLNWMRSQVVEIIIPELEHNLEWQIYDFQGNEMLSQRHQMSISFLANDIPSCGYRVFWLCPCKSSLESSEPLVKDFILENEYLQVTVDPATGDLSGVFDKINQRQVLNGAGNQLQGFQDSGQYWDAWNIDPNYAQHPLPPAELSAISYLERGVLRNCVRVVRTIGQSTFSHDYILETKSAVLKIQTTVNWQENQILVKVAFPLNVEADFATYEIPCGAIRRTTKPQTPAEQAKWEVPALRWADLTGETDQGIYGVSLLNDCKYGYDSQPNQLRLTLLRSPNWPDPEADTGIHEFTYALYPHAGSWESAHTVRRGYELNIPLQVVFNPPHTHNSAISASDRMSFLNLSAENLILMALKPAEDEPKQLIMRCYECHGETAELSLRSDLGLSLGESVDLLERSHIATEFSSKQQILTIQPGKITTFKIIPEE